In Streptomyces rapamycinicus NRRL 5491, the genomic stretch AGGGCGTCTCCGTTGCCGGGGTCAGTCGGCTCCCACGGGATCGCCGTGCAGGCGCGCGAGCAGTCGTAGCCGGTGCAGATCCGTGACCGGCGCCATCAGGTCTGGATGGCGCAGCTGCGGGGCCGCCCGCCGGTCGTACTCGTCGGGAGCGGTCAGCCGACGGAAATCGACCGGCGAGGCGGCGGTGTGTTCGCACCCGGCGAGCGCGGCTACGGCCGTCTCGGCCAGGGCCGGAGAGGTGAGCAAACCGGCCGCCCAGCTCGCCACGACCTCGTCCACCCAGGTACGCCAGGCGTAGTCCGCTTCGTCCATCTCGTGCGGGTCTCCGCCCACGAGCCAGTCCAGCCGGGCCGAGCCGCCCGGCCCCGCCATCGCCACCAGCGCGGCGTCAATCGCCGTGGGGTACCGCAGCCACGCGGCCACCGTCACCGCCTGCCGGGCCTGCGCTTCGGCGAGCGCCGCGTTCATCGCTCCCTCGGCCGCCGGAAAGGCCCGGACCAGCCATTCCAGGTTGCATCACGGTGGTGATCCACAATGCGGGCCACGAGAACTCTGCGTTGCTTCACCCCAGCCAGACGCGCCGCACCGCCGGAAACGGTCGCGCTCCGCACCTCCCGCGATCATCGCGGCAGGTTCGCCGAGAACCCTCGACGAACCTGCTCGGAGATCGAAGGGGGGTGGGACGTGGGTGATGTAGACGATGTCAAGCTTCGCCGACGAGGTTGGACCGATGCCGAACGTTGGCAGGTCTATCTGGCGGCGGCAGGGTTGATCGTGGCCATCATCGCCGCTGTGGGGCAGTTCGTGCGGTAGAAGTCCCACACACGAGACGCGGTCGGGACCGAGCTTCGTATGCAGAAGCCCGGTCGGTAATTGAGCGACCGGGCTTGTGAACTGCATTGGACGGGTCTGGCTCGGGGTGCCTCCCGAGTCGGGCCCTTCAGTGTCACTCGGGATTGGGTGGTTGACACCTCCCGATCGACAGGGAGGACCATACCTGGCTCAGGGCCACCATGGAGCTGGTTCCGACGGCGTCGCCAGCGGCCATGGGTCCCCCTACTTGGTGTCGGTTCGTCAGGACCATCCCAGAGGCAGTGCCATGGGACATCGTCCAGCCCAGCGATGGCGATCTTCGCAGAGTGCACGTGGGTCCGACCGGCGGCGGCCTGATCGACGAGGACGTATCCGAGGGTGAGGTCACCAGGGTACGACCCCGTTGTCGTCGAACAGCTGGCCGGTCGGGCCGTCGTCCGGCAGGGTCGCCAGCCGGATGGCGATCGCCGCGCCCTGCTCGGGGGTCTGGGTCCCGCTGAATCCGTTGAGGTCGGTGGCCACGTAACCGGGGCAGGCGTTGTTGATCAGGATGTTGGTGCCGCTCAGCTCCTTGGCGTACTGGATGGTGACGGCGTTGAGGTAGGTCTTCGTCGGCGCGTAGGCCCCGCTGATCCCCCCGAGGTCGACGCCGGGCGTGGTCTGCAGTGTCAGGGAGCCGACGTGGCTGGACTGGTTGACGATCCGCGGGTGCGCCGAACGGCGCAGCAACGGCAGCATCGCGTTGGTGACCCTGATGACGCCGATGACGTTGGTCTCCACCAGCCGCCGCACGGTCTCAAGATCGATGGTCGTGGGTTCCTCCGGCCAGCCGCCGGCCACGCCGGCGTTGTTGACCAGTACGTCGAGCCGTCCTGCCCGCTCCTCGATCAGTTGGACCGCGGCGGCCACGCTCCCGCCGTCGGTCACGTCCAGGGGCACGCCGAACGCGTCGGCGCCAGCCGCGCGCAACTTCGCCACGGCGTCCTCCCGGCGCTGCTCGTCCCGGGCGCCGACACCGACACTCCAGCCCCGCGCACCCAGCCCGGCCGCGATCTCGTACCCGATTCCCTTGTTCGCGCCAGTGACCAGCGCGATTGTCTTCTCGCTCACGACAGCGAGCATGCCCGCACCGCAGCCGGGCACCAACACCCTCTCGGTAGTGCGGCGATACCCGCGCGATATCGATCAGCCCTCTGCCGTCATTAGCCTGGGCTCATGGAGATACGCGAGCTGCGGTACTTCGTCGCCGTCGCCGAGGAGCTGCACTTCGGCAAGGCTGCCCAGCGCCTTGGGATGGCCCAGCCGCCACTGTCCCGCGCGATCACCCAGCTCGAACGGCGGCTCGGAATCGCACTGCTGGAACGCGACAGCCGCAATGTCACGCTCACCGAGGCCGGAGCCGTGCTGCTGGCCGAAGCACGCGCGATCCTCAGCGCAGTGACCGCAGCCGAGCGGCGTACCCAACGGGCCGCGACAGCGCACCCCAGCCTTGTCCTCGCCGTTAAATCCGGCACCGCCGGCGAGCTGCTGACGAAACTGCTCGACGCCTACGCCGCGGAACCCGGCGCAGCCACCGTCGATCTGCTGCTTTGCGAGGCACACCAGCACCAGCGGCTGCTGCGGGACGGGCAAGCCGACGTGGCTCTGCTGCACCTGCCCTTCGACTCAACAGCCGGGCTCGACACCGAAGCCCTGTACACCGAGGGACAGGTCGCGATCCTGCCGGCCTCACACCCGCTCGCCAGCCGCACCCAGGTCCGGATGGCCGACATCACCACACTGCCAAAGCTCCCGCTGGCCCGCTGGCCCGGTCCCGGCGGCAGCTACCCAGAAGGACCGGGCGCAGAGGTACGGAACCTGACACAGCTCTTCCAACTGATCGCGCTCGGCCGTACCACCGTGGTCATTCCCGAGTCAGCCGGCGCCGACCTGCGTCGGGACCTCGCCGCCGTACCGGTCCTGGACGCTCCGCCCGTGACAACGGTGATCGCCTGGCCGCCGAACAGCCGCCTTCGTACAGTTGCTGACCTGGTCCGCGTTGCAACAAGCCTTTGAACTCGAATTGAGAGCGGCCATCCAACGGCAGCCTTGATCAAGCAACTGGCAGTTCAAACGCCTCCCTGTGCGCTGGCACAGCGCCCGCGTGAGACGTAGCGGGCCACGCCGCGTCGTCCAACACAGACGTCAGGCAGTGACCGCACCGGGGGTGTCCCTTCGGCCATTGGACTCCGTCGCCCCGGTGGCACGTCACGATGCCCACCGAGAGGCCACGGGCCTTGCGAAGCGATCCCGATGAGCGTCGACCACGCGTACGACGGCAGCCACATCACGCAGTGGATGCCGGAAGCCGACTCGTTCGAAGACTTCCTCCAGAAGCATCGTCATCCATCAGGATCCGACGGGTTGGCTCGCCAACGCCCCGATCCGATCCATGTGGGCGTATCCCCATTCGCACAGCGGACGCAGCGCTTCAGCCAGACTCGAGCCGAACGGTGTCAGGGAGTATTCGACGTGAGGGGGAAGCTCCTGGAAGTCCTTGCGGACGACAATGCAGTCTGCCTCAAGGTCTTTGAGCGCACCGATCAGCACTTTCTCGGTAACGCCGTCGACAAGACGGCGCAGTTGGCCGAACCGCTGGGGACCGTGCACGGCGAGCTGCCACAGCACCAGAAACTTCCACCTGCCCCCGACGACGGACAGTGCGGCGTCCAATCCGCAGTAGAACCCACGCTCAGTCATCTGGACATACCCTTCCGTCCGCCACCACCTGGAGGCACTTACCCCAAAGTAGGTACTTGCCGGCGGGAGGGGACTTGTTGTTGGCCGATAATCAGAGTGAGCCACCGGACCGCAGTCGAGGACTCATCCGTACATAAATCCGCTTCGGTGTACGGAGTCGTGCCTGAGCTGAATCGGTGCGGGCGGATGCCGGGACCCGACGTCAGCGCAGGGTGGCGACCTGGTCGGCGGCGAACGGGATCAGCGCCTCCGTGTCCCCGGTGAGGACCTTGCGAGCCCACTCCGGGTCGGCGATCAGGGCGCGGCCGATCGCGATCAGGTCGAACTCGTCCCGCTCCAGCCGGTCCAGCAGCTTCTCGATGTCCGCCACCCCGGTCCGGCTCCCGCTCTGGAACCCCGGTTCGAACACCTTGTCCAGGCCGACGGAGCCGACGCTGATGGTGGCCTTGCCGGTGAGCTTCTTGGTCCAGCCCGCGAGATTCAGGTCCGAGCCCTCGAACTCCGGCACCCAGTACCGGCGGGTGGAGGAGTGGAAGGCGTCCACCCCGGCCTCCGCGATCGGGGTGAGGACCGCCTCCAGCTCCTGCGGGGTGGTGGCCAGCCGCGCGGCATAGTGCTTCACCTTCCACTGCGAGGTGCGGAAGACGATCGGGAAGTCGGCGGAGACGGCCTTCCGGCAGGCGGCCACGATCTCGGCGGCGAACCGGGTACGGGCGACCGGGTCACCGCCGTAGCCGTCGGTGCGGCGGTTGGTGCGCTCCCACAGGAACTGGTCGATCAGAAGGCCATGGGCGCCGTGCAGTTCGACGCCGTCGAAGCCGGTGCGCTCTGCCGCGGCGGCGGCCTCGGCGAAGGCGGCGATCACCGCGTCCAGGTCGTCCTGGGTCATGGCCTTACCGGCCGGCGCGCCGTCCAGCCCGAGACCCGACGGGCTGACCGTCGGGGCGTCGGGGAACGGGCCCGCGCCCTCGGGGCGCTGCACCCCGACGTGGCAGATCTGCGCCAGGATCCGGCCGTCCGCGCGGTGCACCTCCGCCACCACGTTCTTCCAGCCCGTCAGGGCGTCCTCGCCGTGGAACAGCGGCGCCCGGACGCTGTCCCCCGCCGCGTCGTGACGGATGTACGTTCCCTCGGTGACGATCAGCCCGACCCCGCCGGCCGCCCGGCGCGCGTAGTACCGCGCCACATCGGCACCGGGGACGCCGCCCGGCGAGAAGTCGCGCGTCATCGGCGCCATGACGATCCGGTTCGGGACGGTGAGCCCGCGCAGGGTGAACGGGCGGGACAGGGTCTGAGCCGCGCGGTCGGCGGCAGCGCTGCTGGCAGGCACGTGAATGCTCCTCGAAGTAGGACGACGTTTCGCGGAGGGCCGGCTCTCGGAGGCGGCGGCGATGTCGGTGGTGCTGGACGTGTCGGGCATGATCGATGTGCCTTTCGTGCACTCGGTTGGTTTGGGCTGCCTCCCCGACGCCGAGGCTCGTGCGCCCGAACCCGGGACGGGGCTTGACGGCTGGGCCGGTTGCCTACGCTGGAACCGAGGAAACATGCCATTCCTTTCCATGGGCAAGTACCTACTTTTTTGTAAGTGCCCTCCAGCGTGGGTGTTTTCGTAAAACAGGAGCCACGATGAGAACCGATCGCCAGTACCACTGTGGGCTCGACGCAGCGCTTTCGGCGGTTGGCGGCCGGTGGAAAACGCCCCCTCTGCGAGTGGGGTTACGTCCACATGGACCAATTGAGGGGCGTACCAGATTCAATAGTTCAGAGAATCGGAATCGCTCATCACCTGGGCCGCGATCACCCTTATGGCCAGGCAGATCGCCCGTCGAAGTTCCCGCAGGAGCGGACAGTCGCGCCAAAATCGTAGGACAAGCTCATGCCCAGTTCTGCTCCGGCCGAAGCGGGCTATACCTGAGCCATACCGCCATCGATGCAGAGTTCTGCACCTGTCATGAAACTGCTCTCGTCCGAGGCGAGAAACAGCGCACCATTGGCGATCTCCTCGGGAAGCCCGAGGCGGCCCATTGGGACAAGGGTGCTCATGTGGGCTCGGAGAGCTTCTGGATCTTGACCGAAGTACTCGGCCTGTCCGTCGATGATGAGCGTGTCGATCGGTCCCGGACTCAGCACGTTGACCCGAAGACCCCGGTCGCCGAACTCTGCCGCCCACGTGCGCGCATAGGAGCGCACGGCGGCCTTCGCCGCGCTGTAAGCCCCTGCCCCGGGATCCCCCTTGAATGCCGTGATCGAGCCCAGCAAAACGATCGAGCCGCCCGTTCGTAGAAGCGGCAGCGCCTTCTGGACGGTGAACAGCGTGCCGCGGGCATTGAGGTCGAATGTGCGGTCGAAGTGTTCCTCGGTCACGTCCCCGAAGTTCATCCGCTCAATGCTTCCGGCGTTCGCGACGATCACATCGAGGTGCCCGCTCTCCTGACGGATAGCCTCGACCAAATCGTCGAGATCACCCGACGCTGCAGCGTCCGCGGTGACCGCCGTTACATGTCCGTCAATGGAAGCCCTCGCGGCTTCGAGCGCCTCCTTCCGTCGCCCCGTGATGTAGACGTGGGCGCCTTCACTTCCGAATCTCTGGGCAATCGCCAGGCCAAGGCCCGCGCTCCCGCCAGTGACGAGGGCTACCTTATTCGCGAGACGCATGCTTTCTCCTTGAGCCGAGACTGTGAGCGCCGGACACATTGCTTTGCCTCGTCCTGCTTTTGACAGCCGGCGTCGCAGGACTTGCGCGCCTGCAGGACGCGGCCGCCGTCCCGCAGCTTCCCGGCCCCGGTGGCTGCGCTGGGCGTGCACCACGGTAGGACCGGCCCGACATAGAGGCAAATAGTGGCAACGTATAGTCTGCATTGACATCTCCTATGTCATGTCGAAGGTTGGACTCGAATGAACCTGCGCCAGTACGAATACGCCCTGGCCGTCGCCGACGAGGGCTCCATGACAGCGGCAGCAGAACGCCTGCGGGTCACTCAGCCCTCTCTGTCGCAGCAGATCGGCGCCTTGGAGAAGCACCTCGGGGTGCAGCTGTTCACCCGCACCCCGAGCGGGGTGACGGTGACGGTGGCAGGGCGGGCTTTCCTCGTGGAGGCGAAGATCGCGACGACCGCATCCCGGCGTGCCATCACGGCCGCCCGCGCCGCCGACGGGGAACTGGCAGGCGAACTCATCATCGCTGTCCACATGGGACTGGGAGCACGCCAGCTGCCCCAGGTATTGGGGCAGCTGCGCGATCGCCACCCGAAGCTGCAGGTGACTCTCCACGAGGAGCCCGATCCCGCGGACATGGAACGACTGGTCCGCCAGGGAACCCTCGACATGGTCCTCGTGCACCACATCCCGGCCGGGTGCACCTTCGACATTCACCCTCTGGGCGAGGAAGCCTACGTCGCCGTCTTGCCGAAGGGGCACCCGCTTCTCTCGGACGGCGCCCCCCTGCGCCTGGAAGACCTGGCGTCAGAGGGGTGGATCCGGTTCCGGCGCGCCAGCCTGCTCGATGGCTACCTCGCCCGCCTGCTCGCCAACGCGGGCCTCAGCCCGCACACGGTGGCCCGAGCGTCACAGATCTCCACCGCGGTGCGGCTCGTGGCGCAGGGCTTGGGCGTCACCGTGGTCCCGGCCTCGGCCATCCCCGAAGGCTTCGAAGAACTGGCCTGCCCGCTACAGCCCTCCCTGACCGAGCCCGTCCTCGTCGGCGTGCGGCGCAATCCGGGTTCGGCAGAGACGGCCATGCTCGACCATCTCAACCAGCAGAACTGGTGCGGTACAGGACTCCTCTGTCAGCCCGCAACTGTTTGAGCGTTCACTTTCCACGTTGCACCAATATGGAACGACGTCGGGCCCCGAAGCCATTCACGATGCCGCCCTGTCTCCACCGCTCGCTTTTTGAAGAGCTCCAGGCCGTCACTCCGGGAAGTTCCGAGCGCAAGCGGCTGCTGGACCACGTGACCATTGAATTGGTGCGACATTCAGTCGCTGAGGAAGAGCATCTCTATCCTGCCGTCCGCGAAAAGCTGCTGAATTGGCGAAGTCGGCACCCGACGTTTTCTGGCGCACCCACGAAAAACGTCTTGCGGCGCTCGCCAAAGTG encodes the following:
- a CDS encoding LysR family transcriptional regulator; this translates as MNLRQYEYALAVADEGSMTAAAERLRVTQPSLSQQIGALEKHLGVQLFTRTPSGVTVTVAGRAFLVEAKIATTASRRAITAARAADGELAGELIIAVHMGLGARQLPQVLGQLRDRHPKLQVTLHEEPDPADMERLVRQGTLDMVLVHHIPAGCTFDIHPLGEEAYVAVLPKGHPLLSDGAPLRLEDLASEGWIRFRRASLLDGYLARLLANAGLSPHTVARASQISTAVRLVAQGLGVTVVPASAIPEGFEELACPLQPSLTEPVLVGVRRNPGSAETAMLDHLNQQNWCGTGLLCQPATV
- a CDS encoding LysR family transcriptional regulator; this encodes MEIRELRYFVAVAEELHFGKAAQRLGMAQPPLSRAITQLERRLGIALLERDSRNVTLTEAGAVLLAEARAILSAVTAAERRTQRAATAHPSLVLAVKSGTAGELLTKLLDAYAAEPGAATVDLLLCEAHQHQRLLRDGQADVALLHLPFDSTAGLDTEALYTEGQVAILPASHPLASRTQVRMADITTLPKLPLARWPGPGGSYPEGPGAEVRNLTQLFQLIALGRTTVVIPESAGADLRRDLAAVPVLDAPPVTTVIAWPPNSRLRTVADLVRVATSL
- a CDS encoding SDR family oxidoreductase codes for the protein MLAVVSEKTIALVTGANKGIGYEIAAGLGARGWSVGVGARDEQRREDAVAKLRAAGADAFGVPLDVTDGGSVAAAVQLIEERAGRLDVLVNNAGVAGGWPEEPTTIDLETVRRLVETNVIGVIRVTNAMLPLLRRSAHPRIVNQSSHVGSLTLQTTPGVDLGGISGAYAPTKTYLNAVTIQYAKELSGTNILINNACPGYVATDLNGFSGTQTPEQGAAIAIRLATLPDDGPTGQLFDDNGVVPW
- a CDS encoding NADH:flavin oxidoreductase, with amino-acid sequence MPASSAAADRAAQTLSRPFTLRGLTVPNRIVMAPMTRDFSPGGVPGADVARYYARRAAGGVGLIVTEGTYIRHDAAGDSVRAPLFHGEDALTGWKNVVAEVHRADGRILAQICHVGVQRPEGAGPFPDAPTVSPSGLGLDGAPAGKAMTQDDLDAVIAAFAEAAAAAERTGFDGVELHGAHGLLIDQFLWERTNRRTDGYGGDPVARTRFAAEIVAACRKAVSADFPIVFRTSQWKVKHYAARLATTPQELEAVLTPIAEAGVDAFHSSTRRYWVPEFEGSDLNLAGWTKKLTGKATISVGSVGLDKVFEPGFQSGSRTGVADIEKLLDRLERDEFDLIAIGRALIADPEWARKVLTGDTEALIPFAADQVATLR
- a CDS encoding winged helix-turn-helix transcriptional regulator, whose amino-acid sequence is MTERGFYCGLDAALSVVGGRWKFLVLWQLAVHGPQRFGQLRRLVDGVTEKVLIGALKDLEADCIVVRKDFQELPPHVEYSLTPFGSSLAEALRPLCEWGYAHMDRIGALASQPVGS
- a CDS encoding SDR family NAD(P)-dependent oxidoreductase gives rise to the protein MRLANKVALVTGGSAGLGLAIAQRFGSEGAHVYITGRRKEALEAARASIDGHVTAVTADAAASGDLDDLVEAIRQESGHLDVIVANAGSIERMNFGDVTEEHFDRTFDLNARGTLFTVQKALPLLRTGGSIVLLGSITAFKGDPGAGAYSAAKAAVRSYARTWAAEFGDRGLRVNVLSPGPIDTLIIDGQAEYFGQDPEALRAHMSTLVPMGRLGLPEEIANGALFLASDESSFMTGAELCIDGGMAQV